GGCCGCCGCGCTCCACCGTCACGTCGGGGTTCGCCTCGATCCGCTTGAGCCAGCCCGTGCCGGGCACGCCCGCGCGCAGCCACGCGAAGCCGCCGTCGTCGACCACCCACAGATGCGTGGTCCGGTCCGCACTTCCGTCGTGCGTGTGCAGCACCACCCCCTCGCCGCCGAATTCCGACGCAGCGAAGATCAGGCCGACGAAGCTCACTCCGAGCAGCAAGACGAGAAACAGGATCCGGGCGAGCAGGCGCATGGATCGGTCCTCCTCGCCCCGAGTCTAGCTCGGCTTGGGCTCGTTCTCCTTGGTGCGGTAGTCGCCGAACTGCGAGTCGCGCACGTTCAGCGCGTGGGTGACTCCCTTCGCGAACTGCTGCATGTACTCGCGCGCGGCGCGCGTGTGGAAGCCGAGCGCCTGGATCTCGGTACCCGCGCGCAGGGCGGCGCGCATGCCCATGATCTCCATGGCGCGGTGCACGCTGCGCTTGTTGAGCTGCTGTAAGTCGGGCGGGATCTTCGCCACGCGCTCGGCGATCTCGAGCACGCGCGCCTCGAGCTCGGCGGCGGGGTAGGCGCGGTTCGCGAAGCCCATGCGCGCGGCCTCGGCGCCCGAGATCGCATCGCCGGTCAGCATGAGCTCCATCGCGTTGCGCATGCCCACGAGCCAAGGGTGGTACTGCATGTCGGGCGGGCTCATGAGTCGCACCGGCGGGTAGCCGACCTGCGCGTCGTCGGCCACATACACGAGATCGCACGAGGTCGCGAGCTCGCTGCCACCCGCGAGGCAGTAGCCGTGCACCTGCGCGATCACGGGCTTGCGCAGGTCCCAGACCCGGAAGTGACCCTCGACCACGTGCCGCGGCCAGTTGCCGTCGCCGCCCGCGGTGTGCCACGGCTGCGCCGCCAGGTTGTTCGAGCCCAGGTCGTAGCCGGCCGAGAAGCACTTGCCCGCGC
The Myxococcota bacterium DNA segment above includes these coding regions:
- a CDS encoding nitroreductase/quinone reductase family protein — protein: MRLLARILFLVLLLGVSFVGLIFAASEFGGEGVVLHTHDGSADRTTHLWVVDDGGFAWLRAGVPGTGWLKRIEANPDVTVERGGQTFHFRAVPIHEPAIRDRIHELMRQKYAWADKFVSMLRDPKGSVPVRLEPVAPPATPAPAS
- a CDS encoding enoyl-CoA hydratase-related protein — its product is MESPKYLLLDDPLPQVRRVTLNRPEKRNALSNALRAELYAALDAADADDSVRVILIRGAGKCFSAGYDLGSNNLAAQPWHTAGGDGNWPRHVVEGHFRVWDLRKPVIAQVHGYCLAGGSELATSCDLVYVADDAQVGYPPVRLMSPPDMQYHPWLVGMRNAMELMLTGDAISGAEAARMGFANRAYPAAELEARVLEIAERVAKIPPDLQQLNKRSVHRAMEIMGMRAALRAGTEIQALGFHTRAAREYMQQFAKGVTHALNVRDSQFGDYRTKENEPKPS